The genome window TTCTCCCAAAAACTGGAATGAAAGAGCAAATATACTTTTTGATCACAAGAGCTCCAGGATTCAAGCCTCAAAATTTCCCCTTCTGCCCAAATATGTTCCTGTCTTTAAGACTGGCTCtatggcagggcacctgggtgactcagtcggttaaatgtctgccttcggctctggtcatgatcccagggttctggggtcaagccccacatcgggatccctgcttagtggggagtctgcttctccctccctctctgtgctctctctttctcaaagaaacaaaatctttaaaaggttgGCTCTATggcagccaaaggaaaaaaactccCACAACCTTATCTGTCCTCATCCTATACTTTTTCCTcttccaataatttttaaaacaactcttCTGGCTACCATTTCTTAGACTTCATCCTCATACCACTTTCCTTAGTATTTCCCAATTCATGTTATCTTCTGCCAGTGGTAGGCTCTCTTTATATTGCAACACTAATTTGTCCCCAAAATACTAAATCCCTTGACCAAAGCTATATAATTAAGCTGTGTGACCTAAGactcttcattcaacaaatgaaaagaacttACCATTGCTAAACTTTCAACTTTGCAGTTGGCAGAATGCTGGTGCAGAAAGTATTGAGTAAGAAACTGATTTACTGTTGGTGCAGCTAGATCAAAAGCGAGCACTTTCAAAACTAGGTGCTCCATTCTCAGGACCTGTTTCTTGGTATAGGTATCATCTGTAATGTACACAAACTCTGCTACTTCTGGGGGGTATATTTCTTCAAACTTTCTacaataaaaaaagttttaagtaatCAGTCCTTCCAAAAAGAGAAGCAAGCTGTTTATCTAATTCTGAAATCCCTTTAGCATGAAATATGTCCAAAACCTACACTCCGCCAATTGCCTGTTTGCCCATTTCCAGCAGAGCTAGATAAATGCTAACTAAAAGACCCAAATCCATCCAGGACTTGGGATTTTTCCCCAATGCAGTCAAAAGATATAAGAAGCAAGAGAGTTCCAAGATGGGAATAATGCCAGAGTTTATTACCACATAActgaaaatttaggaaattcttagtaaaataaacatttttaattttttaatatatctaatTTCCATGGGAGaagataaattctttaaatttattttaacaaattaattaaaaagtaatttaatacatattttttaataaagattttatgcCAGAAAGGCACTTTTTGATAGAAGGAACCACACTTTCAAACTTGGTAATCTACTCCTAGTTTATTAAAATGTAGCCAGTCTCTCATCTTCATTCAAGAAGGTCCCCTGGAATCTAGATCTGGGAAGATTAATATCCTAAATTAGTTTCACACACTGTTTCATATTGCTACCCCTAAAGTAGTCTCTGACTTTCTGccttgtgttttttattaaaatgctacAATCTTAAAAATCACAACTTCTTCCCTACACAGAAAGGTATCAATCACTTATTCCAACAAACCAAGCTGAACTTACGAGGCCAACAGCATAGCAGCAGTGCCCACAAGCTGAAGTTTTCCTCTCAACACAGACATCGATGAAAGGAACCTATCAATGTAGTTCACAGCCAAGTGCAGGGTCTCATTCTGTAGTTTATATTCTTCTCCTACTTCAACTAACCAGTCCACAAGGATAGCCCTCATACTGTTAGTGATGTCTGGCTGTTTCTTCATGTAACCCACTTTAGGCTTACATTTTACCTGTTGAGAAAGTTACTTAGTATAAGGTTAAAATTGCAATTAGATTATTCTACCATTAACAAAGATGCTACATACCAGAAACACAAGTATAACATTACAATAATTCACTAGCagttaaagaacttaaaaacatcCTCTCAGTTTCATTTTGCCACAATGAATAAACAACAGTATAAAAACTGGATTCTAAGAGCTCTTACCTCCATTTCCCTAAGGTATGTGTGAATGTCCTCATGGTAGTCTGGGACTTCATTGACACTCAATGGCTTCTCATCTTCTAATACAATTGAAATATCCATAGTATGTGGTGACTCTGGGAGAATATAAAAGTATGATTAAgttcattgtttcattttctaattaaTGTAATGGCCAAAACTGATTGCCCTTGTAAAGTGTCCCATACAAAAGCTTTTCTTTCATCCAGCTAAAAAGGGCTTCTTATGATAAAGTACATAGAATATTTCACTCTGGCTTTAGTACCTCTGTACACTTGGTTTTAATCAACAAGAGAAAATACGAATAGGCCATTAAAAGGAAAGTGCATTTGAAAATGTATTGTTAAAGTATGATTCATTTTCcatgagggagaagaagagataGCACAGTGATCCTATGAAGACAGAGTTAAAATCCAAGTTTTGTGATATTATGTACTATTTACCCCAAGAGTTTGCAGACCACAAAGTCTGATAAATTCAGGGTACAATGTAGCAATAACTAGGAGGGCTAAAGTGTCAATGAAAATTAGTTTTGTTATGAGCTGTTCCAACAAATTAGTACTACAATCAACAAGTGTtctgtgttttatcattttaaatgacCCTTTGAGGCAAGGAATATCATTCATTACTCTTTTCACTTCAAGGTTCATTTGAGGTTAAAACTTCttataaattttcaataaaaatacaaaaattactttatttctaaAGGATTTTCCTGCTACTCCCAGACCACTTCCcacaaaagaactaaaacctaaatGAGACTGAACTTGAGTTATCAGTGACTCGACAGATCTATGGTAAAGAAGTTGCACAAACTGCTGACCGACCTTTCTTTATAGCAGctactttattttatatgtgattaACTGCAAACAGCCATAATTGAACTCTTGACTCACAGGATAGTGTCCCTCTCTGGTATCAGActagatttacagaaaattttaaagccaCAAGAGATGTTAGATATCACAATATTGAAAGGTATATCCTATTCAAATATTCTCTGAAGTGGTATGTACAAAGTGAGTTTTATCAGTACAACTGAAATCTATTCTCCCAAGTAAGGAAGGTGTATGAGATCTACTTAAACTGATGTGATTGGTAGTATACCGGTAAGGGAGGAGCACCCAATTAGGATTTATAAGTCACTAGGTTGTATTAGCTGTGAGATCGGAGGTAAGTCACACACTTTCGAACCTTTGTTACATTAAAGCAATTTCATTAAGTAGTAAGGATCAGGGAAGATAATgtcttaaaatgcaaaatatcatTAATTCAGCCTATTTAATAATTATGATTATATTGATTTGATATACATGTTCTTTAAAACTTACCAAAACTACCATCCATTGGATAATCAAGAGGTACCAGTGGTTTTCTTGGCCCAGGTAAAGTAATAGCTGAATTAAAAGCCAGTACATTttcatgttctgtttttttaggTTCAGCTGGCCTCTTTTGAGTCTCTTGTTCTGCTTCATCCACATGAATGGTAAATGCAGGCTGTTTACTGTTTGCTTTCCAGGGAGGAACAGTGACATGTTCATCATTTACAGGAAGATCCTTAAGAGGTGcaacctaaaaagaaagaaatatctggcTTTGAGTCCATTAAATGGaattttgctttcttccccttaggggtctgtttctgttttcattaccAAATACTCTCAGGAAGTTAAACTACCTGGGACAAAATCCAGGCAGTAAAGTTTGAGTGGCTGAAGAAAGGGATGTTCAAATTCCGTACAGGCATTCCTACATAAGTTATATAAAGAATCACAACACTAAGTGACATTATGTAAAACTAATCAAGGCTACAAGATGAGGGGAATGGCAGGCTGAAAGATGACAAGTTTAGGAGAGCCGGCTAAGAGGTGTTGGTTCATCACTTTCGCCCCAGGGTGGAGAAACAGAGCAAATCCGGTAAAATGGCGGAATTtactaaaagcaaaatattttttatacccTTTCCTAAAATAGAGGTAATCTTAACCATATGGAAAGCAGGAAGGGGGTCCAGATCCCAGGGCAGTGCCTAGTGTTTAAAGCGGCGAGAAAAGCGCGGACACACGTAGGGGTAACCGGTTTGACCTTATCTATAGAAAAATATCCCCCCAAAAGAGCAGCTAAGCAGCAAAACACAGAGAGACGAAGAGAGCAATGGGAGAGAAGCTATAAGTGGCATCGCACATGCCAGAAAAAGGGAGACCAAGGGGATTCTAAACCCAGGCCTCCCTTAAAAAGCCTCGGAAGATACCTTCTCTCCACGCTCCTCGGCCTGCTAAACCTCGTGCAAAACTCCCGCTCCGCCCTCCCTCCCGCAGACATCGCTCATTTCTTTACCCGTCGTGTTTTGGGCCTCTGCTGCGGCGCTGGAACGCGCGGGTTCCCGGCCTTCAGTACCGCCAGCCCCGCCCGGGTCCGTGGTTGCTGGGCGGGCGCCGCCTTCTCAGGGTTGATGTTCTCCTGGTCCTCTTGGAGCGCCGTATGCTGCAATGTTAGCAGCGATGAGCCCGCCTCGCGGGCCGCAGGACCGGGCTCGGAGCTGCCCAACATCACTGCTCCCGGGGTTGCGGCGGGATCAGCCTGCGGCGCCAAGCAGCGTGTACTCCGTCCGGCCGACCCCGCCGAGAAACGCTCCAGTCGTAGCCAGCCGCCACAGCCCGGGATCGCGCTGTTCCGAAGAGGTTGCGAAAGGCGTGGGCAGGAACTCTCAGGCGTGCAGGGCTAAAGACGCCCCCAAGATGTAGCGAGCAGCCCGCCGGAGCGGCGGCTGTTCGTGCAGTTCAAGTATCCCGCGACTATTGAAATGGGCCAATGGGGAGGCCGATGCCCGTGACGTCAGTCACGGCGACAGGGTCGCAGGCGAATGAAGGCCGCCGCGAAGGCTACAGAGCAGGGGCGGAGATCTGCCAAACGGCGGCGGGAGGAAAAACGCCTGCGCCGGCCGAAGAGGCGGGGCCTGAGTTTCTGGTGACTTAAACCTGGGCTGCTAGCTGATCCCTGGAGTCTGGGAAAGGGCTGTCTCTAGAATAAACTGAGTTAAACTTCAGCAGTTGCTAGTGGGCCACTCCAGCTTAACGTTAGCCCTGGGACCTTCAGTGAGCTTAACTGGTTTAAAATCTGACCCAGCCACTAACTGGCCTGGTAGTCTTGCTCAGGTTATTCAAGGTCTCTGattcttagttttcttatctattaATTGAGAGTAAAAATACCTACATGTCATATGACTGTCACGATTATATAATGTGCACAAATCATTAACATGCTGCTCACGTAGTAACTGATGCTCAAATTTATAATgtcatcttttcatttcatttggtgTTTCTTCAGTCATGCCTTGGAATTTCCCTAATGAAGATGCAATTAGGGAAGATGCCACCTTGAACCTccgttgatatatatatatatatatatggtaatgtatatatatgtataatgtatatatgcatgtactgtatatatatgtaatatactatAAGAAATGCAACTAAGCAGTCACTGATTTTGATGCTTCTTTCCCCAAGCTGTGGCAACCAACAATAAGCACCCAGTGAAATTCTAGTGACCTAGAtagaattatttattccatttagcaatgacatttgtttaaatataataaaaacaatatgaccttattaaaataaaactgtgataTATCCCTTtaacaaattttcaaatttaatatacTAGGCttgcatataataaatataatggtaTGTAATTAAGAAACATTGTTTTCTGACATTCATGTGTGCCCTTCTTGAAAACATAACTATATAATCTTTATGCCATTTTAAAACAACCTTTAAATACACTATCCCCTGAATATGAAAAAACATGAATTAAGATTAATGAATAAAACTTCTGTAGCTTTAAAGTCTTATTTCCTCCATATATGATAAAACGGAAATCAGTGGATACAAGTGCAGGAAAATCTAAGAGGCCATCATTATCTCTGCACTCTTCACATGTAGTACATTTGTACAGTTCTACTGGTTACAGGACAGCAAGTGAAGATCCTTTCAATCTGTGCAAGCTCTGCTCATTTCCCTGGCCACAATTCATAGCACTGAACCAACTCAAGCATTCCGCAAACTGAGCTTGGGTCAAGAAACATTACCTAGCAAGACTGAAATCAGTTGCAAATTAATCTCAACcctagaaaaaataattgataagttATTTCCACTGGTTAACAACATATATAGTAACAGGGACACCAACCAGGCACCAGAATTTGGGATGTGGTCCAGGctttacaaaataataacaatgtccACTTAATCACTTAACCTCATAGAGAATCAGTTTTCTTATATGATTGACAAAATAGCAATATATATTGTGAATATATTGATGAAGTAATGAATGTAAATAATTCTGAACACTATAAAACagttaatatatgtgtgtatagcttgttaaatatttgaatatatttttattttccaaacatttctcaaattaaaagttaaaacatcCATTTgcaaaaaattcattaaaatttcttataatcattccacttgttttaaaataaaaattctctttagttttaaaaagctCCATTTCTCAAAATAGAACTAAAAGAAGTCATATCCTAAAGTCCTAAATGatattaaaaagcatttgaaataaaAGTATGTACAGTTAGCTTGTGCCAGAATTCTGTTTtaacatatttcatttaaaaagacttCTCTGGAACTTTACCTTGTTTCTATTTCATGCAGCATCAAAGAAAGCAATCAATGCATTTTGGTCATAATTGTCCAGAATCTCCAGTAAAAGAGGTACTTTGGTTTTTACATTGGTGCCTTTGAACTTGAACTTATCTATGAAAAGATCAGTGATCATGCctataaaaaaaatgttaatttcctgtCATTGATTAATTCTAATTAATAACACAGTACTTAATGAAAGTGAGTGATTACTTGAGAATCTATTTCTAAGCACTcatcactgcatttttttttaaagattttatttatttatttgagagaaagagagacagagtgaaagagcatgagaggggaggtcagagggagaagcagacttcccattgagctggaagtccaatgtgggactcgatcccaggactctgggataatgacctgaactgaaggcagaggcttaaccaactgagccacccagggaccctagatacttttatttatttatttatttatttatttatttatttatttatttgcgagaaacAGAGCATAGAGGGAGAAtgtgagggagagaagcagactccccccagtgagcagggagcccaatgcagggctggatcccaagatcctgacatcatgacctgagtcaaagacagactTTCAACCAACAGCCACCGAGGCACTCCAGGTATTTATActtgtaaaaaatatttgtttggggATTTTAGGGCAGGTTTCCAAAACATTAATCGCTTAGTAATTGCTTAAGTTACTAAACTCCCACAATTAACTGCTGACCAGTTTTGAATTGCTATTGGTATATATAACATCACAATGagggtttatttttctcaccaaGCTGATCATTTTGACAGtgtagaaagatttttttttaagattttattgatttgggagtGAACATCAGGgtggtagtgggagagggagaagcagactccccaccaagctgggagccctactcagggcttcatcctaggaccccaagatcacgacctcagttgaaagcagatgcttaacctactgagccacccaggttccccaacaGATTCTGTTCTTAACTTCTATTTGAGTTAAAAATATTCCATCAATATGTTAACCATTCTTGGGATTTATCCAAgacatgtttcagaatttttcatattttagataGATAATGAAAGGGAAAATATGCCATATATGGCATAATATCCAAGGGGAATGACTGGGAACATCTGATAACAAAACATGATAGTGTTTCTGCAACAAAATATATGGGTGAATATTCACACTAAGTGGAATAAAAATGGCTATAAATAACCTGATGTCAGTTTAAGTGGAGTTTTGTCATTAAATTATTAGTTCAGATTAAGTCAAATTTCCTGCCAAATGATTTATGAAGTTTTAGTTTTCAAAGCTTCCTGGGTTTTAGAACTGGTGATAATAAAAAACCACCCATCTTCTAAGTTATTATAAGGATAAAAGATCAAAGGGGCACCTCCATGCCTCATTCTGTTAAgcttaagcatatgcctttggcttgggtcacgatcccaggaggatcccaggaggctgggattgagtcccacattggactccttgcttggtgggaagcctgcttctccctctccctctgcctgctgcttcccctgcttgtaccctctttcttgttatctctctgtcaaatgaataaaaatcttaaaaaaattttcatataaataaataagtatattataaataaattcaataggCAGGCTCAAAGATCAACATGGATTGATGATACTATACTAAGTGACTCTACTGAAGATTCTGCATAGTGCAAAAAGCAAGCATTTTGGGGTGAGCAAGTTCTAAAGCAGGCTTTGCCACTACCTTTGTGACAACAAGCCTTTAATATCAGATTTCAgtcaaaaaatgtgaaaaatgaagataataccaTCTACCTTGCAGAGCTATTGTAAGGATTAAGTATCTGATTAATGAAGATGttataaaaaataggaaataaataagcTTAGTTTACATAAAGatcacaaaaaaatgttttccttatgcTGTTccatccttcctctttctctcccttcctgcatATTTCCCTCTTGCTCTCAAAGTTTTTTAGATAATTTGTTTAACACCCAACTTGTCAGCACCAAAGCAAAACAAGCTTTCCTAAATTCATAGCACATATATATCCTTTATATTTTgcctaaaaaatattaaatgctgCTTTTtgactgtactgtcatttgcaaatatcttctcccattccgtgggttgcctctttgtttttttgactgtttcctttgctgtgcagaagcttttgattttgatgaagtcccaaaagtttattttcaccttagtttcctttgcctttggagacatatcttgaaagaagttgctgtgtgtggagattcctcaagaaattaaaaatagaacttccctataaccctgcaattgcactcctgggtatttaccccaaagatacagatgtcgtgaaaagaagggccatctgtaccccaatgttcatagcagtaatggccagagtcgccaaactgtggaaagaaccaagatgccctccaacggacgaatggataaggaagatgtggtccatatacactatggagtattatgcctccatcagaaaggatgaatacccaacttttgtaacaacatggacgggactggaagagattatgctgagtaaaataagtcaagcagagagagtcaattatcatatggtttcacttatttgtggagcagaacaaatatcatggaggacaaggggtgttagagaggagaaaggagttgaggtaaattggaaggggaggtgaaccatgagagactatggactctgaaaaaaaatctgagggttttgaaggggcaggagttgggaggttgggggatccaggtggtgggtattatagaaggcacagattgcatggagcactgggtgtggtgaaaaaataatgaatactgtttttctaaaaataaataaattgaaaaaattaaaaaagaatttattactATAATTGATTTTTAGAATGCATTCAATTTATGCTatgaatagtttttaaagatacattGTATTAATTACTCATATTATTGActtttgaaatacatttataaGTGAGCTTTTTCTACGAATCTTAGTTCTTTGTACTCTATAAGGAATAAGTAGAGTTTCTGTTCATATTGCAGAATAAACTAagccaatttatttttaacatttgtagTTTAGTAGCCataattaataatgttttctaatataaataaatgtttgttttgtatttgcaaaaaaaatgctgctttttGATATTTCATAATATCAACAGAACCTACAAATTATTTGTGTGAAATAGGGTCTACATATTATTGCTTCATAGGTTATATTAATTTCACACTAGATGACTTCATATACAGAGATTAATTTACTGTATTATGTTTATGtcacttaatttttcctttcattttttctatgttttttaaaaatttatttttcagagaaagagagtacaaggaGGGGGCATAGCagacaaggagagaagcaggctgcctgctgagcaaggagcctgatgcaggaacttgattccagaactctgggatcatgacctgatcccaaggcaaatacttaactgactgagccaccccggtgtcccttttattttttcaagtaaaaatattaaatattaaaacaaatttgacaaaataGGTGATGCATAAATTGGTTTTCACTGGTTCATGATTGCTGTAACTTTGCTTTATCTTTCTACCTAGCTTCTCTAACAGGATCCTTCATAAATAAccagtagaaaataaatatggcAAAATTTTCTAGAATAGTCCACTAACCGTACAGTCTTTCAAGATGTGCAGGTTGCTTTTTGTACTCTTCCTGTAGGTGATCTGCTTCTTCGAGAATACAGCGATATTCTGGTATCAGAAAGTTTGTATTTCCTTCATGAACCTGTAattcctatttaaaattaaaaacagaaggactttaatatttaaaatccaaTCTAGTCTAACTTTAAAGTCTTTGCAATTTTAGAAATCCCATCACAATAAAGTAATGATCATGAGTCCAAGAAATGTATACTTACTTTTAAAGCATCAATTAATTGCACTTTCTTAGCCAAAAGCAACTGGTACTCCAACTTTGGGTGGATTAGCTTTAAAGTATGTTTGACTGATACTTCATTTATCTCTAGAAGGAGGTGAGTCAGGCACCATTAGCTAAGTCATTTTGATCAGAAACATTCTTATtgtaacaacaaccaaaaaacaataccttagaatgatttattttt of Mustela nigripes isolate SB6536 chromosome 1, MUSNIG.SB6536, whole genome shotgun sequence contains these proteins:
- the CCNA2 gene encoding cyclin-A2; translated protein: MLGSSEPGPAAREAGSSLLTLQHTALQEDQENINPEKAAPAQQPRTRAGLAVLKAGNPRVPAPQQRPKTRRVAPLKDLPVNDEHVTVPPWKANSKQPAFTIHVDEAEQETQKRPAEPKKTEHENVLAFNSAITLPGPRKPLVPLDYPMDGSFESPHTMDISIVLEDEKPLSVNEVPDYHEDIHTYLREMEVKCKPKVGYMKKQPDITNSMRAILVDWLVEVGEEYKLQNETLHLAVNYIDRFLSSMSVLRGKLQLVGTAAMLLASKFEEIYPPEVAEFVYITDDTYTKKQVLRMEHLVLKVLAFDLAAPTVNQFLTQYFLHQHSANCKVESLAMFLGELSLIDADPYLKYLPSVIAAAAFHLALYTVTGQSWPESLVQKTGYTLESLKPCLMDLHQTYLRAPQHAQQSIREKYKSSKYHGVSLLNPPETLNV